Sequence from the Primulina huaijiensis isolate GDHJ02 chromosome 16, ASM1229523v2, whole genome shotgun sequence genome:
GAAAAATTGGAAGTTAAAATAGATGCTCGCTTTCAGCCTTCTCTAAGGTTCTAAGGTTGTGTTTGGATCGAaacgttttatttattttgatttcaaaTCCACGCCTAAAATCTTTTGTATtcatttgattcaaatttagaataaaagattttaaatccCTTGACTAAGTACATTTTTTTGCTTCAATTCCCAAATCCACTCTTCAACCGAATTATTTCAAAGGaataaaagatttgaaatcCCTTAGCTAAGTACATTTTTTTGCTTCAATTCGCAATTCCACTCCTCGACCTAATTATTTCAAAtccatggatttcaaatcttccaaatccaattccatCAAATGAATTACACTCAAAAAATTACACATGGTTGTTTTAAACAAAGAAAAGTATAAGAGTTAAACTTCAAGAAATGCAACTCAAGAACAAACCTTTGTTGGCCTGTGGAAAGTAGCGGGCCCATTGGGGAAGATCCTCACTGTAATTTACTATAGGACAGTAGCCTTCGGCTTCTCTGTTATATGTACATCCAGAAAACTGTGTGATGTTGCAGTGATATGCACCCTTCCAACGGCTGCAAGGTGAGGTAATAAACTCAATTCCCTGGTTGCGACCCCAGTCAAGGCGATCTGCGATGCTGTAATTTGCTTGGTACCATCCACTATCCTCAAGCAAAGCAAGGGTCATTTTTGAAACTACTGATCTTGTATCTACCGAGCCAGTCATAATTTCATTCATCAAAAGTCTTTTCTCCCAATGGGAACCTGTGGAAAATTGATGGCAAAATAAGAATCAGCAGTAAGATATAATCAAGTTAAGGACATACTCAGGTTACTAATAAGAAACAAGAATTGAGAACAACCTGATGTGCCACGCCCGCCACCATCTTCAAGCTCCAATCCAGTGAAATTCGCTGAGAAAGCCtagaaacatgaaaaaaaattgcaagAAATGTTCACCAGTACACTTTCTTCACTCCGTAAAAACAAAGATAAACCAATAACCTACCCCATAGTGATGACGTGAGTGCATGATTACTCGAGGAAGCACCACTCTTGTTACTGTTCGTCCAAGTTTTTCATCCATAGCTTGATCGATAACCTACAAAGAAGTTTTAACAAAAATAGTTCAGTCAGATCTCAAGAAGATAGGGTCAGAGTACAAGTAAAGGGTTAAGTAGACTTTTTTCATTGATTCCTTGTGCTTCAAATCTTTTGCCTGTCTGTTTGAAGATCTTTTCACTGTTTTACAAAGGTGATAAATGGCATTTTCTGGTATCTTGTCTTCGTTCAGTTTCATATGCAAATAAGTCACTGTCGAGTAATTTCAGTTCCGAATTTTAGTTGCAAATATGTATTTTGCAAAAAACGACTCTGTTTTCCGGTTtccacaaataaaaatttatcaaccTGCAAGGGAAACTTCCACTTCTAGGATATAAATGACCATCTTCTATGTTGAAAACATAGACACGCAAGGGACAACATCCAATGATAATATCTCATAATATACCATAATACCAAGAAATGTTGAAGATTATGGCACTACTTACCCGACCTCGCCTCCTTTTTCTCTCATCCCGGAAATGAGAGAAGGCATGGGGATCAAATCCAAGCACGTGCACAACCTACGAAAGCAAGAAGTCAAGAGATTAAATCAAAAAGGCACTTCCCTAACTAGCAAAGTCTGTAGCTTAAATTAACTACCTCATGAATTAGAGTGGCAGATAGTAAAGTTTCGGCTTCAGCAGTCAAGTGGCGAGGTGCAACATTTACATGTCCTGTATCCAGAAAATACATATCAGTGGTAATCCTCCTACGTTAGATAATGAATAGGATAAAATGCCTTGACAATAATTTTATCTCATACAAAATTTAGTAAGGCAAAACAAATACCAGCAATAGCACGACCCCATTGGTCACGTTCACATGCCACTGCCCAAGCAAGAGTATGGCCTGTTGTTGGTCTGGTTGTGACGAAAAGAACCAAATCTGCATTAGCAACTCCCTCtgaaaaaatgataattttttattattgaagGAAGCATTTCAAGGCGATTTGATATATTACACTCGTTATTTGAGAGATTACTCTGCGCAAAAAGGTTTACCTTCCACAGCTTCCCTTGGAAGCTGCACGCCTCCATCTTGTCCACAAGCAGAATATCCACTCAAACGCAAATTCCCCTTCACAGGCTCAACAGATAAAGCTCTACTGAACCAATCTGCTGTTTGTCCAAGAGCCTGAAAATTTACAGTATTTTACGTGTTTTCGAGAGACAGCCTTGAGTAGTGCAAATTCCACCCTTAATATCCTTCTATTATTAAACTTCTCGAATATTAATGCACTTTTTAGATACCAAATTGCCATCACTCAACAACCTCCATTTGTAAGTTTCAAGCATTTGATCCTTCGACTTGATAACAGTGGACAACCagatacataaaaataaaatataatcgaGTAAGACCATTACCTTGTGAAGGCGAAACTTTTTGTCATCCCCAGCAATGTCATCTAGTGTACAATTATACCAGCAGTCCCCATACACAGGAGGATCGCTGTGAGGGTTACAAGAAGGTGCTCCAGAAACAGAAGTGCCACTTGGTTCCCCGAGCTggtaaacaaaatataaaagtgAAGGTAAAATAACCAAGCCATAATTTTAAATGTGATAAATTCAGAAGTGGTTTTTGCAGAAGCTTGCCTTAACAATATCCCCCAAGTTTCGGCAGTCTCTATCCGATGAATGACCAACAGcatcataatttaaataaatcctaATGGGATTCTTAGCATCATTCTGTTGCTTCCCTGATTCAGAAAGACCAAGCAATGCCCTTCCGCTATGGTGAAGTGAGTTGGAATTATCAGCATTGTCATAAAGCTGAGCCGAAACCGAATAAACTTTACGACCAGGTCTCTTCCTTTGCTCGATAATCTGATCGTGAATACAAGAATGTGATTTTACATTCTCCTTGCCCTGTTCAGGTCCTTGCCTATGCAATATAAAATCTTTGTTGGCTGAATAAACACCATTCAGTGACAACAATACCAGTAGAACCTGAAATGCAGGCAGATAATAACTTTTATTGTCTGTTTACATACTACATTTACACTAATGTGCGAATCAGTCTGAGGTCTTTCCAAGAAAAGATAAgtagattaaataaaataaaaaataaaaaagcccCAGGAAATCCAGAAATCACTTGGAGCAGGTTAGACTAGATTATTAAAGTAAACAAAATAATGCCTACTTTAACCAAATCCATTATTCGCAAAGAGTCAAAGACATGAATCAACAGACCTGTAGAAACGCAAAAATTTAAGACACGGTTTATGCGTGATTACACGTCAGTCAGCAAAGACATAAATCACACTGATAGACAAAAACAAGGACCAAAATAATTTCTCTTGAAAGGGGTGCCAAACCCAAATAGGAAATCTTACCAAGAAGGcacaaaaatgttaaatataaaattagctTCCTAAAATAACCCGagttcacaaataaaaatttatcaaaaattggAACAAAGTCCCAGATTTTGCAACTGATAATGGAACACGAGTAAATAGTTCCGAATCCTAGCAGACTTTCTATTTTTATTCCCCGGCATTATCTCCCCACAACATCCCCCAAATCGACGAAATTCTCAATTACAGCTACAACACTTCAATAAAAACATAATCTTTACTTCTCAGTTCATACAAAATCCACAAGAGTCCAAAGAACCCGTAAACTGAACAAGAATATACGAACGAAAAATAAATATGACCTTGGCacaaatgaaaacaaaactcagTTTAAATCTTGGAAGCGAAGAATTCTCGAAACATCGGTAACACCGAATCCTTAACTCCATGAAACGGTTGCGTTTAACGGAGAAAACCTCGTTCCCATCAAATTGATGGCACTTCCCCGATCGGCTCCCACCCACTGAGAAAACTCAAACCCCTCTGCATTACACAGCCCATACACTGAAATCCCTTGAACTCCACAAAATAAGGCAAAGATTTCAGCTTTTCCGATAACTCATCCAAGAATGGCAGCTCTTATCTCTGCTGTATCATGCAAGACAGTATATTGTCACCTCCAATGGACCGTAAATACACCTCAGAAATGTTTTCAAGTTGCAACTTTCGAGGGAGTTAACGGCGTAGAGAGAATAAAGAAATCGAGATGttgaaaattacaataaataaataaatcaaagaaAGTTAAAGACCGGTGGGAGTAGGTGGAGTTTGATAAGATAATTCTGAATCGGCCCTCCCTAAAAGCTCTTTAATCTACTTTTTTATGCAACAATTATCTTTTCTGAGGTCCTTTGTAATATGTAATCAgcatatatttattcaatttgcGCTTTTTGGTAACTATTTATCAGTATGGATaaaacaactaaaaaaaaaaagaaatgaaaatggTAAGAATCTGAGTCAATTAATCTTTTAAACAAGAAATTTGATTATTGACATATATTTTAACATTTGGCCAAAATTATAAAAGGAAAGATAACTGTAGTAATTATTATAAAGTCCAGttatatcaataataataataataattttttccagAGAAAAAAATCCAACATTGATGTAGataattaaagttattttatGGTCATTTTATACAATATAAATAGGATAAGATgtataaactttaaaatatatatataattagttttttttacgataatataatataatttagttGTATTTTATCACTCATAAAATGTCTGCTGAAGTAAAGaaatacattaaataaaatggTGGAAATCTAACGAATTTATTAGATTTGAATTATCATTAACATGTAATTTTTCAAACCAACGTTTAGAAATTAAAACCTACCATTAATTTCATTGATGACGCAAGATTAGCTCGCCTAAGTAATAGAGTCATTCGTCacttaaaataagaaaattcaaattattactattttaaaatatatatctaatTTACATTATAAAATACacaatttcatttatttatattctAGGTAATTAATAATAAGTTCATCTTGCCTCATTCAATTATTATATCACATCAAGACCAACATCCCCCATTTATCTTCtacatataaaatatgaattttgttagacttaatttattTGTGGTGATAAGAACCAAAACCAATAAGAATAGAAATTATCAGTAGTCAATAAAAAGCAGAAGCTGTCGATTCGCTTTAACAATAGCAGTACTTAGTACTCAAAGGCTTAGAAATCAGAAGCAGAACTTGAATTCACTGGATCAGTACTTAACGGCCTTTACTCGATTGTTTTtatcttaaatgttaccgttactttacctaGTACTAAGCATTAATTTCACCATTAATGTTGTACGAAGTCATTTAATACGTTTTACcagttttggtataaaacaagactgattgtgTTAAAAGCTTTATGCAGGATCCTTTTTAGGAAATAAAGTTGTTCCCATCAGAAGTCAAGGAGCCGTTTTCGATTATAGACGTTGGAGTCAAGTTATCTCTATATATTTATGGATCAAACCATTTTAGAGGAGacattgattattttaaaaaagaaatttatataTCCAACATTTCATTGAGCAACCGCGAACCAATCGTTATCTTTCAAAGCTCAACTTACAAGAAAAGCAGTACACGCCTCATATCTTACATCTGATCCTTGGAGATCATTTTGTACTGCTGTTTCTTCTCCTCTTCAAGCTTACACTTTACGACAATTTTcgaagaagagtttgtaatctggaaaagagtcttttccagaaccttGTTGTATTAAACTATATTGTGTTGagttactaagagtttcagtaggcaaatgataagtcctgctgaagttgttgtgtacaagtgttgtactgtaaaatccaaagtcttttaatgataccttctggaaacagaagaaggagagacgtagaagattttatcttcgaacttccagaaacaactacTGTTCTATTGCCTACTGTTATTACTATTTTCACCTTACTCCATCGGATCGTTTCCACACTTAttattgtgatctgctggaCTTACGCTCAAACAAGAACAActacaatctctaacaggattatAGTACCCTTTACAAAAACTATTATCaaagaaaagagtttattcgcccccctctaaactcgacatcgatccccaacaaatTTTCTAACTCATGCATTTATCATAATTTAGAATCAAgaattcaagaaattataattttgcaACAATTACATTATATCACACAAAAAAGTGATGGCGTATAAATTAATGTATTGGTTAGGCCTTTTAGCACTAGAGCATGCGAGTGTTATGTATAATGTAGAGCAATATAAAGATATCATAGACAATGTTAGTTGGGGTATATATCTAATAACAAAAAGTTATATAAAAGTATAATGGATTGGTTGGAGAAATATTATTGTCATTTTGTTTAAGATATGcgatataaattataattaaaagatGATATTTGTTATGAGAAGATATGATATGAGTCAAATAaattcatttgacataaaaataatatttttcataaattggatcagaatatatcataaaattgattcgtGAAACGGTAAAAACTAACATAAAAATTTGGCGCATAAAATGGTCGACTTAAAAAATAGGTTGTATGGGATAGCTTGATTTAGGTATTTATTAGTATGGGATAGGGCTTCTCGTGctatgtaataaataaattatcgaAAAAAGACGCAATTAGAGTTGACCACGTCGAAATTAAATATTCAACAACGGTGATAACACAACAAACTATGAATACTTAATTGGTAATAATGCtacctttttaaaaaaaaattataaataaataatctattCCTGCCTCTTTTCCtttcttttattaaattatattgttgCCTTTTATGCTGGccaacatatattattttttattttgttcttggatttctataatttttttgaacggTTCCAACttccttgaaattaaattaaaaaaattaaaagttactcGCAATTTCATTGACTTGTGTCAATTTTTAATGGGCAAATTGTACTAATTGATGTACGTTGATCTCACCTGAAAATTATGCTAGGCTCGTACATACAATGATCATTACTCCATCGAATGTAACACACTCGGTAGAACATATGTTTTAATTTAAGAGAAATCTAAAACAAAACATAAACCGCTTTTGGGTTTATTTCAACCTGTCCGTGCAGGCACTGGCCCGGATCACTCCACATGAGTGATCCGAGCCCACCtccatgtaaaaaaaaataaaaaaaattgactcgGAAAAATCCGAGCCATTGGATCGACACCTGCGGGCACTGCCCGCAGGGGTAGGGTTGGGTTTAAAAAATTGGCAAaggtttaaataaaattaatttgaaatcgagattttttattttttatttttcgctGTTGCTCTCTCCCCCTAAATTTTAGTCTCTTGGGTTAATTACATATAAAACTTATAAAGTTtactataattataaaaaaaaactattcaaGTTTATATAAGTTTACATTTACATCTATTAacttaaaaattatacatatctTATTTCACGTTTTTATATACCTGGCAATTGTTAAataatatggacatttaaaaattaatttaatgaaaatagtATGAaactaacataaaaataaaattaaaccgaaacaaaaatgtatttcgagtttgaagaaaatattaaagtttattcgatgtattttaaaactaaaatcgATAGAaccaaatcaaaatatattaataattcaaCTTTTAGTTAAATTTGTTGTTTGATTTTATCTTGTTTTATATTTAAATCTTCACTTAAAcatgttaaaattaaaataaatcgaaactatttttttatttcatatttgtGAGGTAAATGTAAGATAGATATATATGTAGAGGACATAAACGTAATTTTTAAAGTTAGAAGGTGTCAATGTAAACTTAATACAAAAACGAGGGCATGTGTATTAGGGGTGGGCACAGGTTGGGTTTTGCAGGTTTCGGGTAGCTTGGGTCGGATACCCGATTTTTCAGGTGGTATTTTTACTATCCGATTAATCAAGTACCCAATAGTAACGGTTCGAGTTCGGGTattcacattttttaaaaaaaaaacttaggtTTTATCATTTTGTGACtaaaaaaaatctatcaaaAAATAAGTTTATCCAAAAAATCATGTATAATTTCTACACAAAATTAAACAAGAAAATTCCAtatttgaaacaatttaaaacaaatagtaataattaaaaaatatttttttcataatattttatgtaaatagAACATCGAACAAACTAGTTAGAAACATACGAATATATTTTTTGACCCCGTTTCACTTGAATATCTATTTAAACTACATTTAGCTTTGTGAGTTTTGTCTGTATGATCATTACATCAATTCAGTTATAGTTAGTGGGGGAGACGTGAGACATTTGTCATCTATATTTAATGAGCTTGCAGATCACTTAccataaaaaaagaagaaaaaatagaCATGCTATATTTTTTGTGTCATTCAAGAccaaatctttaatttttttaagaaaaaatatttaaggttatctattttttaagaaaaaatatttaagacgCTACACGTGCAATTACACCTGTGCTAcctattaataaaataaataaattattacggatttttatttttattttttgtaaggATCACATAtttcaatataatatattatactttttctGCCTTGAAATCAGAAAGAAACAAActgcagaaaaaaaaaattcagaaagagCCGGATCCAGTTTGCCTCAGATTCCAATGTCCTAACAAATAATTTGTTTTAGGTAAACACCTCg
This genomic interval carries:
- the LOC140961315 gene encoding uncharacterized protein; this encodes MELRIRCYRCFENSSLPRFKLSFVFICAKVLLVLLSLNGVYSANKDFILHRQGPEQGKENVKSHSCIHDQIIEQRKRPGRKVYSVSAQLYDNADNSNSLHHSGRALLGLSESGKQQNDAKNPIRIYLNYDAVGHSSDRDCRNLGDIVKLGEPSGTSVSGAPSCNPHSDPPVYGDCWYNCTLDDIAGDDKKFRLHKALGQTADWFSRALSVEPVKGNLRLSGYSACGQDGGVQLPREAVEEGVANADLVLFVTTRPTTGHTLAWAVACERDQWGRAIAGHVNVAPRHLTAEAETLLSATLIHEVVHVLGFDPHAFSHFRDERKRRRGRVIDQAMDEKLGRTVTRVVLPRVIMHSRHHYGAFSANFTGLELEDGGGRGTSGSHWEKRLLMNEIMTGSVDTRSVVSKMTLALLEDSGWYQANYSIADRLDWGRNQGIEFITSPCSRWKGAYHCNITQFSGCTYNREAEGYCPIVNYSEDLPQWARYFPQANKGGQSSLADYCTYFVAYSDGSCMDTNSARAPDRMLGEVRGSNSRCMASSLVRSGFVRGSSTQGNGCYQHRCINTSLEVAVDGAWKTCPEAGGPVQFPGFSGELICPAYHELCNIDPVPVSGRCPNSCSFNGDCIDSRCHCFLGFEGYDCSQRTCPNNCGGHGRCLDSGVCDCENRFTGTDCTTAICDEQCSLHGGVCDDGVCEFRCSDYAGYTCQNSSMLLSSLSVCKDVLEKDVLGQHCAPSELSILQQLEEVVVMPNYHRLFPGGPRKFLNYIRGRDCDGAAKRLSCWISIQKCDKDGDNRLRVCHSACQSYNLACGASLDCSDQTLFSNEDDGEGLCTGWGELNSWL